Proteins encoded in a region of the Streptomyces sp. NBC_00258 genome:
- a CDS encoding response regulator transcription factor: protein MPDQAHPGPPLRVLVADDNPVVRAGLAALLDAHPDIRVTARASNGAEALTAATRHRPDVILLDVRMPGTDGLTALPSLAGLAPVMMLTYSREPEVVARALRLGAAGYLVHGEFTADELITAVRNLSDGRATFTASAAEAAAVSDSLGVSYEPNENSSHLQSVVAQSSKARPASAAGLHRRGPNPLEFGLSSREVEVMDLIAAGMNNRQIAATCFISEKTVKNHINRIFAKLHSSTRSEAIAHWLGTAHEGWNR from the coding sequence ATGCCTGACCAGGCACATCCCGGCCCGCCCCTACGAGTGCTCGTGGCCGACGACAACCCCGTCGTCCGGGCGGGCCTGGCGGCCCTGCTCGACGCCCACCCCGACATCCGGGTCACGGCCCGGGCGTCGAACGGTGCGGAGGCACTCACGGCCGCGACCCGACACCGCCCCGACGTGATCCTGCTGGACGTCCGCATGCCCGGCACGGACGGCCTCACGGCACTGCCTTCGCTGGCCGGGCTGGCTCCCGTGATGATGCTGACGTACAGCCGTGAACCCGAGGTGGTGGCCCGGGCGTTGCGCCTGGGAGCCGCCGGTTACCTCGTGCACGGCGAGTTCACGGCGGACGAACTCATCACCGCCGTCCGCAACTTGAGTGACGGAAGGGCCACCTTCACGGCCTCCGCCGCCGAGGCCGCCGCTGTGTCGGATTCGCTCGGTGTTTCGTACGAACCGAACGAAAACTCTTCGCATCTGCAATCGGTTGTGGCACAGTCGTCGAAGGCTCGACCCGCCTCCGCGGCGGGGCTCCACCGCCGCGGCCCTAACCCACTGGAATTCGGGCTGAGTTCACGGGAGGTGGAGGTCATGGATCTCATCGCGGCCGGCATGAACAACCGGCAGATCGCCGCCACGTGCTTCATCAGCGAGAAGACCGTCAAGAACCACATCAATCGCATCTTCGCAAAGCTGCACAGTTCAACCCGCAGCGAAGCGATCGCCCACTGGCTGGGCACGGCCCACGAGGGGTGGAACCGGTGA